The Candidatus Hydrogenedentota bacterium genome has a segment encoding these proteins:
- a CDS encoding DUF420 domain-containing protein, whose product MAAAHRLFLAALFNVAFGAGARCQDLPVEAEVPDFTLTATNGAPFSKADLDGKVWVAYFFFSTCSGPCPVMNRQMAAVAEEFKGAPSVHFVGFSVDPKGDTPERLAAYAQQFDADTSRWHFLTGDLEVIKRAGVALKVGAADEPIFHSTRFILVDQRGRVRGYYTGTDAEAVAQLKAGIRQLLKSGRGLSQLPKVNAILNAAAALFLLSGWLAIKRMREPELHKKMMIAALLCSVAFLVSYLYYHARTGARTPFEGEGVLRAVYYFILFTHIPLAGLMVPFILAAVAFALRKRFDAHVRIVRWVWPVWMYVSVTGVLIYLMLYRL is encoded by the coding sequence ATGGCTGCAGCACATCGCCTGTTCCTGGCTGCGTTGTTCAACGTCGCGTTCGGCGCTGGCGCGCGATGCCAGGACTTGCCCGTCGAGGCGGAAGTCCCCGACTTCACCCTGACCGCCACGAACGGGGCGCCTTTCAGCAAGGCCGATCTCGACGGCAAGGTTTGGGTCGCCTATTTCTTCTTCTCCACGTGCTCCGGACCGTGCCCGGTCATGAACCGTCAAATGGCCGCAGTGGCAGAAGAATTCAAGGGCGCACCGTCCGTGCATTTCGTGGGGTTCAGCGTCGACCCGAAGGGGGACACGCCGGAGCGGCTCGCCGCGTATGCGCAGCAGTTCGACGCGGACACAAGCCGCTGGCATTTTCTCACGGGCGACCTGGAGGTCATCAAGCGTGCCGGCGTCGCGCTCAAGGTCGGAGCCGCGGACGAGCCCATCTTTCACAGTACGCGCTTCATCCTGGTCGACCAGCGGGGCCGCGTACGGGGCTATTACACGGGCACCGACGCGGAGGCCGTCGCGCAGTTGAAAGCCGGTATCCGCCAGTTGCTGAAAAGCGGGCGCGGCCTTTCGCAGCTACCGAAGGTGAACGCGATCCTGAACGCGGCCGCCGCGTTGTTCCTGCTTTCGGGCTGGCTGGCCATCAAACGCATGCGCGAACCGGAACTCCACAAGAAGATGATGATCGCGGCGCTTCTGTGTTCCGTTGCTTTTCTTGTCTCTTATCTCTACTACCACGCCCGGACGGGTGCGCGTACGCCATTCGAGGGGGAAGGCGTCCTCCGCGCCGTGTACTACTTTATCCTCTTCACCCACATCCCGCTGGCGGGGCTGATGGTTCCCTTTATTCTGGCCGCCGTGGCGTTCGCGCTGCGCAAACGCTTCGACGCTCACGTGCGGATTGTACGATGGGTCTGGCCGGTCTGGATGTACGTGTCGGTCACCGGCGTGCTGATTTATCTGATGCTGTACCGGCTATAG
- a CDS encoding LptF/LptG family permease, whose amino-acid sequence MTLLDRYLTKRLFFTLVKVAVALLLIVIVVDLLATRRRQIEKYDVPWNLVLDYYMAFAPAVLFKYQAAAIGMLLSGLVVFGRAAQDNEVTAALAGGVCLRRFVRAPLLLALALSVGTFFVCDTLGVAAFRRFERLDNEYFRRFAPGERQGVSWTNLSGEWTAHIRKFNRRALTGEGAIIHSITPERVQDIQAKRIFWDEQRQQWLLEDGRWFDFDRAAQLERTTRITQAPAPFTEAPERLFALDESPESKSAATLRRDLRLAQGLGMPVQAQWVDYHAKFAQPALLFIMSLLAVPFAMRVRRGGIAVSFGLSIAIGLAYIFLFFVATGLGHIQQLPPAAAAWLPNALFLGAGLYLFRKTPT is encoded by the coding sequence ATGACGTTGCTCGACCGGTATCTGACGAAACGGCTGTTCTTTACGCTCGTGAAGGTGGCCGTGGCGCTGCTGCTGATCGTCATCGTCGTCGACCTGCTCGCAACGCGGCGGCGCCAGATTGAAAAATACGACGTGCCGTGGAACCTCGTCCTGGATTACTACATGGCCTTCGCGCCGGCGGTGCTCTTCAAATACCAAGCGGCGGCCATCGGCATGCTGCTCTCCGGGCTGGTCGTGTTCGGGCGCGCGGCGCAGGACAACGAGGTCACGGCCGCGCTTGCGGGCGGCGTGTGCCTGCGCCGGTTCGTGCGCGCGCCGCTGTTGCTGGCGCTCGCGTTGAGCGTGGGCACGTTTTTCGTCTGCGACACGCTCGGCGTCGCGGCATTCCGCCGTTTTGAACGCCTGGACAATGAATATTTCCGGCGTTTCGCCCCGGGTGAACGCCAAGGTGTGAGCTGGACCAATCTGTCCGGCGAGTGGACCGCGCATATCCGCAAGTTCAACCGCCGTGCCCTGACAGGCGAGGGCGCCATCATCCATTCCATCACGCCGGAACGGGTGCAGGACATTCAGGCCAAGCGCATCTTCTGGGACGAACAGCGCCAGCAGTGGCTGCTCGAGGACGGGCGCTGGTTCGATTTCGACCGCGCCGCCCAGCTCGAACGCACGACGCGCATCACACAGGCCCCCGCGCCCTTCACCGAGGCGCCGGAACGGCTGTTCGCGCTGGACGAATCGCCCGAGTCGAAATCCGCCGCAACGCTGCGGCGCGATCTGCGCCTCGCCCAAGGACTGGGCATGCCGGTCCAGGCGCAATGGGTCGACTATCACGCCAAGTTCGCGCAGCCCGCGCTGCTGTTCATCATGAGCCTGCTGGCGGTGCCCTTCGCCATGCGCGTGCGCCGCGGCGGCATCGCGGTCAGTTTCGGGCTCAGCATCGCCATCGGCCTCGCGTACATCTTTCTGTTTTTCGTCGCGACCGGACTCGGCCACATCCAGCAACTGCCGCCCGCGGCCGCGGCGTGGCTGCCGAACGCGTTGTTCCTGGGCGCGGGCCTGTACTTGTTTCGCAAGACGCCCACGTGA